Within the Chromobacterium paludis genome, the region CATTGTCGACTCCACTGAATTCGACGCAAAGGATGACGCAAGTCCGCCCTCGCTGCCAAGCCCGATCCGCAAAAAAACCGCTGATAATCGGCGAAATGGCGGCGAAACGCCGTTTTCGCATCACCCGCTTATCAATAGATCAGCAGCGCGGCGCCCCAGGCGAAACCGCCGCCTATGCCCTCCAGCAACACGGTCTGGCCGCGCTGGATGCGCCCATCCCTTACCGCCACGTCCAGCGCCAACGGAATGGAGGCCGCCGAAGTATTGCCCTGCTCCGGCAAGGTGACGATGACCTTGTCCATGGGCAGGCCCAGATGCTTGGCGGTGGATTCGATGATGCGCAGATTGGCCTGATGCGGCACCAGCCAATCGACGGCGGACTTGTCCATGCCGGCCTCGGCCAGCGTGGTGGTGGCGATCTCGGACAGCGACTTGACGGCGAATTTGAACACCGCCGGACCGTCCATGTGCAGATACGGCATGCCCTGGATCTTGCCGCCGGAAATCTGCGCCGGGGTGTTCAGCAGGCCCTGGTAGCGGCCGTCGGCCGCCAGCTTGGCGTGCAAGATGCCCGGCTCTTCGGACGCGCCCAGCACCACCGCGCCGGCGCCGTCGCCGAACAGCACGCAGGTGCGGCGGTCATCCCAGTCCAGCACGCGCGACATGATCTCGGCGCCGACCACCAGCGCCCGCTTCGCCATGCCGCTCTTGATATAGGCATTGGCGGTGTTCAGGGCGTAGATGAAGCCGGCGCAAACGGCTTGCACGTCGAAAGCGGGAATGCCGGGCAGGCCCAGCTTCTCCTGCAAGATGCAGGCGGTGCTGGGGAAGATCATGTCCGGGGTGGTGGTGGCGACGATGATCAGGTCGATCTCGCCCTTGTCGATGCCGGCGCTGGCGATGGCGGCTTCCGCCGCCTTCAGCGCCAGGTCGCTGGTCTTGTGCTCGTCATCCGCAATATGGCGCGCGCGGATGCCAGTACGAGAGACGATCCACTCGTCGCTGGTCTCCACGCGTTCGGCCAATTGCGCATTGGTAAGCACCTGGGACGGCAGAAAGCTGCCAGTGCCGAGAATGCGGGAATAGCCCATGTATGTCAGTTCGCTTCTGCCTCGGGTTGCTTGAGCTTGTCTAGTTGTGTGGCAACCCGTTCGGCAATGTGACCAATCACGTCGGAGCCGGCCTCCTCGCATGCCTGCGCCAACGCGTAACGGAATCCTGTGACGTCGGCGCCGCCGTGGCTTTTCACCACGATGCCGCGCAGGCCCAGCAAGCTGGCCCCGTTATAGCGGCGCGGGTCGATGCGCTTCTTGAAAAGCGCCAGCACGGGCAGCGCGGCCAGCGCGCACACGCGCGTCCACCAGCTGCGGCCGAACTCTTCTTTCAGGAATACGGCGAACATGTGCGCCAGCCCCTCAGCTGTCTTGAGCGCCACATTGCCGGTGAAACCGTCGCAGACTACCACATCCACCGTGCCCTTGCAGATGTCGTCGCCTTCCACGTTGCCGTAGAAATTCAGCTCCGACTGGCGCAGCAGTTCGGCAGTCTTCTTGATGTTGTCGTTGCCCTTGATATCCTCGCTGCCGATGTTCAGCAGACCGACGGAAGGATTGGCCTTGCCTTGCAGGCCGGCCACCAGTTCGGAACCCATGATGCCGAACTGCAACAATTGTTCTGGAGTGCAATCGACGTTGGCGCCCAGATCCAGCACGCAGGAAGTGCCCTTGACATTAGGCAGCAACTTGGCGATGGCGGGGCGGTCGATGCCCGGAATGGTCTTGAGGACGAAACGCGCGGTGGCCATCAGCGCGCCGGTGTTGCCGGCGGAAACGGCGGCCTGCGCCTTGCCTTCCTTGACCAGATTGATCGCCACCCGCATCGACGAATCTTTCTTATTCTTCAGGGCGAGCTGAGGCGCCTCGTCCATGCCCACCACTTGAGTGGCATGCTGGATGAGGATGCGCTCACGCACGGCGCCCGCATGCAGGGCCAGTTCCGCCTCAAGGGCAGGCTGGTCTCCTACGAGAATCAGTTGGGTGTCGGGGTGGTCTTGCAGGAATTGGATCGATGCCGGGACGGTAACCTTGAGGCCAACGTCACCGCCCATAGCATCAACCGCGACGGTGATAGTCATCAACGATTGCGGTAAAAGTGCCTACTTAAGGATAGGATGCGAAAGACAGGAGCGAATTACTCGCCCTTGGTCTTCACAACCTTGCGGCCACGGTAGAAGCCGTTCGGGCTGATGTGGTGGCGCAGGTGGGCTTCGCCGGTGCTGGCTTCAACTGCCAGGGCCGGGGCGGTCAGAAAATCGTGTGCACGATGCATGCCGCGCTTGGACGGGGACTTTTTGTTCTGTTGAACAGCCATGGTCGACTCCTAAGAAATTCAAGTAGATTCGGTATAGCGAATCGGGGTTACTCGGACTTGGGTCTCTTAAGCGCCGCCAGCACCGCAAACGGATTGGGCTTGTCAGCCTTGGCGAGCGAGAGAGTATCCCTGCCGCATTCGTCGTGTTTCGGCGCATGCGGCAAGCCCATAATGATTTCGTCTTCGATCAGCGCAGTCGCGTCGAACTCGGGCTCGGCGAGAATCGCATCCAGCGTGTCGTCCAGTTCGCAGGCTTCTTCCAGCTTGTCTTGGCTGACAAACAGCGTGAGCACCGAATCGGTGTCCAGGCTGAACGGCATGCCGTCCAGACAACGTTGGCAAACGACGTTCAACGCGGCGGTCAGACGAATGCGCAGCGCGGGGCGCTGCAATTCATCGATAAAACCGTCGAGCTGATACGACACTTCGCCGGAAGCGTCTGCTAGGTCGCCACGAATGCGCTCGTCGAGTTCCGCCACCGGCGTATTGCCGGACAGCGAACGGCCCTCCCGGGCGAACTTGAGCGGATCGATCAAAATCGGTTTAGACATAAACTCCGCATGGTACAATCCATTCCCCTGATTTGTCAAAAGAAACAAGGCAAGGCCGCAGCATGGCCGCGGACGATTCCGCCGCCCCTCCGGCATGGCCGCCAACCGGCTCGAATCATGCACATCGTACTGGCTTCCACTTCCCGCTATCGCCAAGAAATCATCGCCCGCCTGGGCCTGCCCTTCGGCGCCGAACCTCCCATCTGCGATGAAACGCCGCTGGAAGGCGAAAGCGCGCTGGAAACCGCGGTGCGCCTGGCCCGCACCAAGGCCCAATCGCTGGCCGGCAAACACCCGAACGCGCTGATCATAGGCTCCGACCAAGTGGCGCTGCTGGACGGCAAGCAAATCGGCAAGCCCGGCAGTTATGAAAACGGCGTGGCCATGCTCAAATGGATGAGCGGCCGCACCGTGGTGTTCCACTCGGCGCTGGCGTTGTACAACAGCCACAGTGGCAAGCTGCAAGAATGCGTGGGCATCACCAAAGTGACGCTGCGCCAGCTGACGGAAGCGCAGATCCGCAACTATCTGGACAGAGAGCCGGACGCGCTGCATTGCGCCGGCAGCGCCAAGAGCGAAGGCCTGGGCGGCGCGCTGCTGGAGAAAGTGGAGTCAGACGACCCCAACGCGCTGATCGGCGTGCCGCTGTTCCAGCTAATCACCATGCTGGGCAATGAGGGCGTGGAGGTGCTGAAATGAGCGGCACCCTGTTCCTGATCCCCGCCCCGCTGGGCGATGAAAGCATTGCCTGGCTGCCCGAGGGCGAGCGCGCCAAAGTCGTCCATATCACCCACTTTGTGGTGGAGGCGGAAAAAACCGCGCGCAAGCATCTGAAAGCGCTGGGCGTGACGACGCCGATCCGCGAGCTGGCCATGAGCACGCTGAACGAGCACACCAAGGAGACGGACGTCGCCGCCCTGCTCGCCCCGCTGAAGGCCGGCCATGACGTCGGCCTGATCTCCGAGGCCGGCTGCCCGGCCGTGGCCGACCCCGGCGCCCAGCTGGTGGCGCTGGCGCACCGCCACGGCATCCGCGTCGAACCGCTGATCGGCCCCTCCTCCATCCTGCTGGCGCTGATGGCCAGCGGCGCCAACGGCCAATGTTTCGCCTTCCACGGCTACCTGCCGGTAGACGCCGCCGAAAAAGCCAAGCAGGTGAAAGAGCTGGAACAGCGCTCGCGCCAGCGCAACGAGACGCAACTCTTTATAGAAACGCCTTACCGCAACAACGCGCTGCTGCTACAGCTGCGCGAAACGCTGGCGCCGTCCACCCGTCTCGCGGTAGCCTGCGATCTGACCCTGCCGACGCAAACCATCGTCAGCCACCGCGTGCAGGATTGGCCCAAGGACGCGCCGGACCTGCACAAGCGGCCAGCCATTTTCGTGATCCACGCCGCCTGAGACGCGCCGCCATGTCCAAGACCACGCCCATCATCCAGTCGCTGCTCGATACCGACTTATATAAGTTCACCATGCTGCAAGTGGTGCTGCACCAGTTTCCGGCCGCGCACGGCGAGTACGAGTTCCGTTGCCGCAACCACCCGGATACGCCGCTGTCGCAGCTGAAGACGCAAGTCGAACAGCAACTGGACCTGCTATGCCAGCTGCGCTTCCAGCAGGATGAGCTGGACTACCTGCGCGGCCTGCGCTTCATCAAGAGCGACTTCGTCGACTACCTGGAACTATTCCACCTGCAGCGCCGCTTCATCACCGTAACGGAAGAGGGAGAACAACTGGCCATCCGCATCAAGGGTCCGATGGTCCAGGCCATGTTCTTCGAAATCTTCGTGCTGGCCATCGTCAACGAACTGTACTTCCAGCCGCTGGACAACGAGGCCGTGCGCCAGGAAGGGCGTCGCCGGCTGGAGGCGAAGATAGACACGCTGGAACGCTTCCAGCGCGAAGAAGCCGCCAGCCAGCGCTTTCCGCTACTGATAGCGGACTTCGGCACCCGCCGCCGCTTCAGCCGCGACTGGCAGGCCCATGTGGTGCAAAGGCTGAACCACGCCCTGCCGCAAATCTTCCGCGGCACCAGCAATGTGGACCTGGCGCGCAAGCTGGGCATCACCCCCATCGGCACCATGGCGCATGAATTCTTCCAAGCCTTCCAGGCGCTGGGGGTCCGGCTGCGCGACTTCCAGACCGCGGCGCTGGAATCGTGGGTGCAGGAATACCGCGGCGACCTCGGCATCGCGCTGACCGACGTGGTCGGCATGGATGCCTTCCTCGCCGACTTCGACCTCTACTTCGCCAAGCTGTTCGACGGCCTGCGCCACGACAGCGGCGATCCTTATATATGGGGCGACAAAGCCATCGCCCATTACCGCAAGCTGCGCATCGACCCGGCCAGCAAGATGCTGACTTTCAGCGACGGACTCAGCGTGGACAACGCGCTGGAACTGCAGCGCCATTTCAGTCCGCACATCCAGGTCAGTTTCGGCATCGGCACCCACTTTACTAATGATATGGGGCTGGAGCCGCTGCAGATCGTGCTGAAGCTGGTCAGCTGCAACGGCCAGCCGGTGGCCAAGCTATCGGACAGCCCCGGCAAGATCATGTGCAGCGACGAAACCTTTCTCGCCTACCTGCGCCAGGTCTTCAAGATTCCGCAGCCGGGCTAAACCCCGTCAACGCGGCGCGCACCCGCTCGCGCGCCGACTCGGCCAACCGCTCGCCGGCCAAGGCCAGCGTCTGCAAACCCATGGCCCGATACGCCGCCGCCGCGCCGGCATCGGGCAACACCGCCAGGTGCCCCATCACGGTCTCGACATCGCCGCGCAAGATCGGGCCAGTCAACGCCTGATACGGCCCCAATGCCAGCGCATTGTCCAGCGTTTGCCGCATCAAGCCGCCCAGCAAATCGCCCAGCAACGCCGATGGCACGCCAGCCTGCCGCTCCAAGCCTTCAGCCATGGCCGTCAGCGCCACCAGATAATTGGAAGCGACGGACAGGCCGGCGTGATAAGCCGCTTTGC harbors:
- a CDS encoding YceD family protein is translated as MSKPILIDPLKFAREGRSLSGNTPVAELDERIRGDLADASGEVSYQLDGFIDELQRPALRIRLTAALNVVCQRCLDGMPFSLDTDSVLTLFVSQDKLEEACELDDTLDAILAEPEFDATALIEDEIIMGLPHAPKHDECGRDTLSLAKADKPNPFAVLAALKRPKSE
- a CDS encoding SAM-dependent methyltransferase; amino-acid sequence: MSGTLFLIPAPLGDESIAWLPEGERAKVVHITHFVVEAEKTARKHLKALGVTTPIRELAMSTLNEHTKETDVAALLAPLKAGHDVGLISEAGCPAVADPGAQLVALAHRHGIRVEPLIGPSSILLALMASGANGQCFAFHGYLPVDAAEKAKQVKELEQRSRQRNETQLFIETPYRNNALLLQLRETLAPSTRLAVACDLTLPTQTIVSHRVQDWPKDAPDLHKRPAIFVIHAA
- a CDS encoding beta-ketoacyl-ACP synthase III, whose amino-acid sequence is MGYSRILGTGSFLPSQVLTNAQLAERVETSDEWIVSRTGIRARHIADDEHKTSDLALKAAEAAIASAGIDKGEIDLIIVATTTPDMIFPSTACILQEKLGLPGIPAFDVQAVCAGFIYALNTANAYIKSGMAKRALVVGAEIMSRVLDWDDRRTCVLFGDGAGAVVLGASEEPGILHAKLAADGRYQGLLNTPAQISGGKIQGMPYLHMDGPAVFKFAVKSLSEIATTTLAEAGMDKSAVDWLVPHQANLRIIESTAKHLGLPMDKVIVTLPEQGNTSAASIPLALDVAVRDGRIQRGQTVLLEGIGGGFAWGAALLIY
- the plsX gene encoding phosphate acyltransferase PlsX; this encodes MTITVAVDAMGGDVGLKVTVPASIQFLQDHPDTQLILVGDQPALEAELALHAGAVRERILIQHATQVVGMDEAPQLALKNKKDSSMRVAINLVKEGKAQAAVSAGNTGALMATARFVLKTIPGIDRPAIAKLLPNVKGTSCVLDLGANVDCTPEQLLQFGIMGSELVAGLQGKANPSVGLLNIGSEDIKGNDNIKKTAELLRQSELNFYGNVEGDDICKGTVDVVVCDGFTGNVALKTAEGLAHMFAVFLKEEFGRSWWTRVCALAALPVLALFKKRIDPRRYNGASLLGLRGIVVKSHGGADVTGFRYALAQACEEAGSDVIGHIAERVATQLDKLKQPEAEAN
- a CDS encoding Maf family protein, with product MHIVLASTSRYRQEIIARLGLPFGAEPPICDETPLEGESALETAVRLARTKAQSLAGKHPNALIIGSDQVALLDGKQIGKPGSYENGVAMLKWMSGRTVVFHSALALYNSHSGKLQECVGITKVTLRQLTEAQIRNYLDREPDALHCAGSAKSEGLGGALLEKVESDDPNALIGVPLFQLITMLGNEGVEVLK
- the pncB gene encoding nicotinate phosphoribosyltransferase; protein product: MSKTTPIIQSLLDTDLYKFTMLQVVLHQFPAAHGEYEFRCRNHPDTPLSQLKTQVEQQLDLLCQLRFQQDELDYLRGLRFIKSDFVDYLELFHLQRRFITVTEEGEQLAIRIKGPMVQAMFFEIFVLAIVNELYFQPLDNEAVRQEGRRRLEAKIDTLERFQREEAASQRFPLLIADFGTRRRFSRDWQAHVVQRLNHALPQIFRGTSNVDLARKLGITPIGTMAHEFFQAFQALGVRLRDFQTAALESWVQEYRGDLGIALTDVVGMDAFLADFDLYFAKLFDGLRHDSGDPYIWGDKAIAHYRKLRIDPASKMLTFSDGLSVDNALELQRHFSPHIQVSFGIGTHFTNDMGLEPLQIVLKLVSCNGQPVAKLSDSPGKIMCSDETFLAYLRQVFKIPQPG
- the rpmF gene encoding 50S ribosomal protein L32, whose translation is MAVQQNKKSPSKRGMHRAHDFLTAPALAVEASTGEAHLRHHISPNGFYRGRKVVKTKGE